One region of Marispirochaeta aestuarii genomic DNA includes:
- a CDS encoding bZIP transcription factor gives MKALKISTIVVFLFLATACTEADESNRSTEVAELKAKVYNLQSENEKLKERNEELTTANSTLIKEKSSLYNPFSGSGNPFKSFLFSNSTSFPFGYLQVTGYFEEILISDVDNGLEGLCPFFVVNEMDSDLSNYFWSMINKGNTFNRNIDDHIGLSLNLDDTPEIIIDELKSSSKEITVIGYLRDLELGGNMTLCNQYFTPLAVISP, from the coding sequence ATGAAAGCATTGAAAATTTCTACCATTGTTGTATTTCTATTTTTAGCTACCGCATGTACTGAAGCCGATGAATCAAACCGTTCTACAGAAGTCGCAGAGCTAAAAGCAAAGGTTTACAATCTCCAGTCTGAAAATGAAAAACTGAAAGAGCGTAATGAAGAATTAACTACTGCCAATTCAACTCTAATCAAGGAGAAGAGTAGTCTATACAACCCTTTTTCTGGTAGTGGAAATCCTTTTAAATCCTTCCTGTTTTCCAACTCAACATCTTTTCCTTTTGGATATCTACAGGTTACAGGTTACTTCGAAGAAATTTTGATCTCAGATGTTGATAATGGATTAGAAGGACTTTGTCCGTTCTTTGTTGTTAATGAGATGGATTCAGATTTAAGTAACTACTTTTGGTCAATGATAAACAAGGGTAATACGTTCAATCGAAATATCGATGATCATATAGGTCTTTCTCTCAATCTTGATGATACACCAGAGATCATCATTGATGAACTGAAATCGAGTAGTAAGGAAATCACTGTCATCGGCTATCTAAGAGATTTAGAACTTGGTGGAAATATGACGTTGTGTAATCAGTATTTTACTCCCTTGGCAGTAATTTCCCCATAA
- a CDS encoding carbohydrate ABC transporter permease, whose amino-acid sequence MKRTRLQTIALHAVIILSILIVSLPVVLSFVISTQTPAEVYSSPPKLLPSAHFSNYTAAWRSVSLGRMMLNSTIIAAAVTAGKIVFSLLAAFAFTHFDFKGKNLLFFIVIITLLLPIPVRIVALFGIVSSFGWIDTYAGLIFPFLASATGTFLFVQRFRTIPLELLDAAKMDGCHPLRYLFQILIPLSKNSIGALTVIEFIYIWNQYLWPLMATNSKQMRVVQIGVKMLIQAEAMNNWGVIMAGVMITMIPPLFVFFIMQESFMKGFALASEK is encoded by the coding sequence ATGAAACGTACAAGATTACAGACAATCGCCCTGCATGCTGTGATAATCCTCAGCATCCTGATAGTCAGCCTTCCCGTTGTGCTTTCATTCGTTATAAGTACGCAAACACCGGCGGAAGTCTACTCTTCACCTCCTAAACTTCTTCCTTCCGCACATTTCAGTAATTACACTGCCGCGTGGCGAAGCGTCAGCCTCGGCCGGATGATGTTGAATTCAACAATTATTGCAGCTGCCGTGACAGCTGGAAAAATAGTATTCAGCCTGTTGGCGGCCTTTGCTTTTACCCACTTCGACTTCAAGGGAAAGAACCTGCTCTTCTTCATAGTAATCATAACCCTGCTGCTGCCCATACCGGTACGCATAGTAGCTCTTTTCGGCATCGTAAGCAGTTTCGGCTGGATAGATACATATGCCGGACTTATTTTTCCCTTCCTGGCAAGTGCAACCGGGACGTTTCTCTTCGTCCAGCGATTCCGTACCATTCCCCTTGAACTTCTCGATGCTGCCAAGATGGATGGATGTCACCCCCTTCGATACCTGTTTCAAATCCTTATTCCCTTATCCAAAAACTCAATTGGCGCCCTCACGGTAATCGAGTTTATATATATATGGAACCAGTATCTCTGGCCGCTGATGGCTACCAACTCCAAGCAGATGCGCGTAGTTCAAATCGGCGTCAAAATGCTTATCCAGGCCGAAGCGATGAATAACTGGGGCGTCATTATGGCAGGAGTCATGATTACCATGATTCCGCCCCTTTTTGTATTCTTTATTATGCAAGAGAGCTTTATGAAAGGATTCGCACTGGCTTCTGAGAAATGA
- a CDS encoding carbohydrate ABC transporter permease, with the protein MQSYFHNKRLPYLLLLPTFIILIVFLFYPAIETFRLSFYKVHPFGLKTIFAGLHNFINLFSDEVYIKSFITSVVFSLAVVLAGLSISLLIALMLNQDIKGIKIYRTLLIWPYALSPAISGAIFRFLFNPANGYMNHFFQVATGMNVEWLTNSTLAILVVTVAATWKNLGYNIIFYLAGLQNVQKEAIESAAIDGAGSVKRFIYITFPMLSPTTFFLLIMNIIYSYFQSFGLIDVLTEGGPANSTNILIYQLYRDFFVNAKTGYAAAESLILFTLVVFLTLIQFKTTGRKVYYQ; encoded by the coding sequence ATGCAGTCCTATTTTCACAATAAACGGTTACCATACCTGCTATTACTGCCAACATTCATTATTCTGATAGTATTTCTTTTCTATCCTGCCATTGAAACATTCCGCTTGAGTTTCTACAAGGTTCATCCCTTCGGTCTCAAGACAATCTTTGCCGGTTTGCATAATTTTATCAATCTGTTTTCTGATGAAGTATATATCAAGAGTTTTATAACATCCGTCGTTTTTTCTCTCGCAGTGGTACTCGCAGGCCTCAGCATCAGTTTACTGATCGCTCTCATGCTGAATCAGGATATAAAAGGGATTAAAATCTACCGTACCCTGCTTATATGGCCCTACGCCCTGTCCCCGGCGATATCGGGAGCAATATTCAGATTCCTTTTTAACCCTGCCAATGGGTATATGAACCATTTTTTCCAGGTAGCCACCGGTATGAATGTGGAGTGGCTTACCAACAGCACCCTCGCGATTCTGGTGGTAACAGTGGCGGCCACATGGAAAAACCTCGGGTACAACATTATATTTTATCTTGCAGGTCTGCAGAATGTGCAGAAAGAAGCCATAGAGTCGGCAGCGATCGACGGGGCGGGCTCCGTCAAGAGGTTCATCTACATTACTTTTCCGATGCTCTCGCCTACTACCTTTTTTCTCCTGATAATGAATATTATCTACTCATATTTCCAGTCCTTCGGTTTGATAGATGTTCTCACGGAAGGTGGACCGGCGAATTCAACAAATATTCTTATCTATCAGTTATACAGAGACTTTTTTGTCAACGCGAAGACCGGATACGCCGCTGCTGAGAGTCTTATTTTGTTCACCCTTGTAGTGTTTCTTACATTGATACAGTTCAAGACAACCGGCCGTAAGGTCTACTATCAATAG